In Brevibacillus marinus, the genomic window AGATGGTTTCACCGAGCTGTTTGGTCAGCTTTTGTTTCATCCAATCCTTGCCGTCAATCCAGCGGGCTACCAGCATGCTGGCAACCGTGTCGCCCGTCGAGTTAACCATGGTCGCGGGCGGATCGACCAGCACGCCCAGCATCGCGATAATCGGCAGTGCTTCCGGCGGGAACCCGTACATGGTGACGATCAGCATTTCGCCAATAAATCCGCCGCCCGGTACGCCGGACATGACCACCCCGCTCAGCACGGCAATCATGATTGCGGTCAGATACGTGTCGATCCCGTGGAAGGGCATCTGGAAAATTCCGAAGATGAACGAGATTTTCAGGATGGCGCTCAAACAAGAGCCGTCCATATGGGCCGTAGCTCCAATGGGAATCACGATTTCCCGGATGTCCTTGGGCACGCCGATTTTTTCCGCCGCTTGCAGATTGACGGGGATGGTGGCGACGCTGCTGCCTGTGGCAAACGAGGTTACGGCCGGAGCGATCGCGTTTTTCCAGAACGTTTTCGGTCCTGTCCCGCCCGCCGCCAGATAAGCGTAAACGGTAAAAGCGATCAGGAAGTAGAGCAGGGAGATGGGGTAGTAAATGGCCATGGCCCGGGCATAGGAACCAAGCAGTTCGGGGCCAAAGACTCCCACCAGATTGGCAAAGTAGGCGCCCAACCCGAACGGTGCGTAATACATGATCAGTTGGATCATCTTAATCATCACATCTGACAGCATTTGCAGGCCATCCGCCACTTTTCTCCCCTTCTCGCCGGACAAACTGACCGCCAAGCCAAAGAGAATCGAGAAAACGATCAGCGCGAGCATGTTGCTGCGGGACAAGAGGCTCTGGAAGTCGGGAACCGTAAACGCTTTCACAAATTGGTCTGCCGTATTGAGCGTGTTGACCTCTTCCGGGGCCTTCAGCTCAAGGGAAACGCCCTCTGCCGGAGGAACAAAGGAGACGGTGACGAGCATGATGGTGGCTGAGATGATACCGGTAATGATGAAGACGGCCAGCATGACGCCGAGAATTTTTCCCAGCCTTTTCAAGTCGACGATACTGGCAACCGCACTGCTGATGTTCACGAAGACGAGCGGGACGACAATGGTGAACATCAAGTTGATAAAGATGTCGCCAAACGGTTTAAGCGCCGCCGCGCTTTCGCCCAAGATCAATCCGATCACGGCTCCCAGCGCGATACAGATAATGAGCGTAAGCGGATAGCGGTACGACCGCCAGATGCTGTTCTGCGTGGTGGCAGGCATGTGCAGATCTCCTTTCCGTATGAAAACGTAAAAGATAAAGCTCGTAAAAATTATACAGCTTATCAGGCATAAATAGTTACTTTAATTTTTTTTGCTATGGAAAAACCTTTTCCTGAGGGAGGACCTCGCGTGCTTGCTCCCCTTGTTCCCTGCGGCTGGCGAAACATTGAAACAAGCCAAACAAACCGGTAAAATGAGTAAAGGTCTGAAAGCAGTTGGGGGGTAGACGCTGATGAATTCTGCACTTGGGCGTTTGCGGCTGGTCGGCTATCTGGAGGGAACGTCGTTTTTGCTGCTCCTGGGCGTGGCCATGCCGTTGAAATACGTGTGGAACGTACCGGAACCGGTCACGGTGCTCGGCTGGCTGCACGGTTTGTTGTTCGTGCTGTATTTGCTCGCTGCTGTGCATGCGACAATCGTCCAGCGGTGGCCGCTCCTGCGCCTGCTTGCCGCCGTTATCGCCTCTTTGCTCCCGTTCGGCCCCTTTGTCTTCGACGCCCGGCTGCGCAGAGCAAGCTAAAACCCCCTTTTCCCCCTTCCTCTTCTCCCTGTCTCGCAACCGTCACCCGCTTCCTCCGCTCTCGCGCTGCCGACACATCAGCGCGATGCTTCCCGATGAACAAACGTATCCCCAACAAATCCACAAACATTGCCGCAATGATCCACAACCATTGTGGATCATGCTCCGCTGCGCCCTCCTGATTTGCCGTATGTTTTCAGCACACGGAGGAAAAATAGAGCAGATACTGAAATCCTTTCCCACGAACAAACGTTTTTGTGCACAAGCTGTTGATAATATGGTGGATAAGTTTATGATGGAGGGACCTGGTTTGCCGCGCGACCGTTACTATCTCATTTACCAAGAGGCACGCGAAGACGAGTGCTTGCTGACGATCCAGCCCTACGCGGAAGAACAGGCGCTGGCCGAGGCGCTGAGCGAGCTGAAAAGCCAGCAAATCACCGACTATACGATTATCAAAGGACAGAAGCTGAAAGCGACCCTGCGGGTGACCGTCGATTTGACCGAAGATGAAGCGGAGGAAGCAAAGGCGGAATCCTAGACGCTTTTTTCCGTTACCCCCGTACTGCCCACCCATGATACAATAGCCCTGAAATTCCGCGACGATGTTGTGCGTACTAATCGGTGAAGGGGGAGCACACATGGACACCCGGCTTCAGGATGACATTTTTGCGCTAAACCACCGGTCATTGCAGGGTATCCGGCAGTTTCTGCAAGGCGACAGCAGCGGGTTTGATCTGCTGATCCAGTTGTTTGGCCAGCGGATCATGCGGCTTGTGCAAAAGATGATCCACTCCCATCACGACGCACAGGATGTGTACAGCGAAATCTGGTTAAAAGTGGCGCAAAACTTGCACAAGTACGACCAATCGCTCCCCTTTCACACCTGGCTGTACCGCCTCGCTTCCAACACCTGCATTGATTTTTTGCGCAAAAAACGGGATCTTGTGATGGAAGATGAAAAACTGCATGTGCACATGCAAAAAACGAACGACACCGATGGCAGTTCGCCGGAAACCGTGTACTTGCAAAAGGAACTGCGGATCGATCTGGACGAACTGCTCGCCTATCTGGACGAGACCGACCGCTTGATCGTAACGCTCCGTTTCATGGAAGAACTCAGCTACGAAGAGATCGGCAGGATTGTCGGAATGAGTAAAAACACCGTCGGAACGAGACTGTTTCGCGCCCGCAAACAGCTGAAGGAACGGCTGCAGCAGTCGACTGCGAAAAGGAGGGCCACCCATGTCCCATATCGATGAGTTGACCGTGATGATGTATATAGATGGAGAATTGACGGAAGAAGAATCGGCAGCCGTCCGCAATCACCTGCAAAGCTGCCGCCATTGTCGGGAGAGATGCCAGGTTTGGAGCGCCGACCGTTCGTTTTTTGCGCAGACGTTCGCCCGCGAAGCGCTCCCGCTGCCGTCGCTGCCGCCTTTCATCAGAGAACAGATCGATGCCATTTGCGCGCTGCATGGCCACAACAGGCGGAAATCGTTCAAGCTGGTCGGCGTGTTGGCAGCGCTCCTGCTCGTTCTCTTCCTGTTGGCGGTAATCCCCGCGCAAAGCTGGCTGTTCAACCTGCTGCAAAATCTGTGGACGCTGAGCCAACCTTATCTCCTCTGGGCATATCCGTTTTGGTTGCGAGAGAACGCCGACGTGTTGGGCGACTACCTGCTCGTGGGCAGCCTGTTCTCCGCCGCCTTGTTCCTTGTCCTCATCTGTGTGGCGATTGTCACCGGCATGCACCGGCAGGCAGAGCTGATGGAGACTGCGTACGCGAAAGAAGGGAATCAGCAGTGATCAATGGAATCAAACTTCTGCTCCTGGTCCTGCTTTTGCTCACGACGTTCGCAACCGCCTGTTTCGCGATGGGCGTACATTCGCAGGAGACGTACGTCCTGGCTGGCGGCGAGACCCATGATGGCGATTTGCTGGTCAGCTGCCGCAAAGTGGTCATTGAGGGAACCGTTCTCGGGGATGTCTACGCGTTTGCGGAAAACCTTGAGATCAACGGCAAGATCTTGGGCGACTTGATCACCTTTTCCCGCAATACGGAAATAAGCGGCGAAGTAGCCGGCGATATCCGGGCGTTTACCCACCACTTGACCATCGACGGCCATGTGTCGCGAAACGTCACCCTTTTTGCGCAGTACTTCGATCTTGCCCAACCGGGAGAGATTGGCGGAAACATCCTGGCCTTTACGGAAACGGTCGACTTGGCGGGCCGGCTGGGCAAAGAGATCAACGGCGCAATCAGCGAGGTGCGGATAACCGGTGAAATCGGCCGCGGCAGCACGATGCTGCACGTGGGCAAACTGCACATCGAACCATCGGCCAAGATCAACGGCGATCTTCACTATACGAGTCCGCACGAAGCGGCGATTGCACCCGGCGCGCAGATCGCGGGGGAAGTCTCTTTTCACAGGGCGCAGCCGGAGCCAGAGGAGAAACCATCGTATTGGCCTCTCTTTCTGACGACCGCCTCCCTGATCAGCACGCTGCTCATTTGGCTGGCGATTCGCTACCTGTTCCCCCAAGCGCTGTTCGCGATTCACCGCACACTGGATGAAAAACGGGTGGGCACGTTGGGAGTGGGCCTCTTGTTGTTGTTGGCTGCGCCGATGCTCATCCTCGTCCTGCTGGTCACCTTGGTCGGCATTCCGGTTGCCGTGACGCTTGCAGCCGTGTTGGGCATCCTGCTGTACGTGGCCAAAATCTTTGTCGGCAGCTGGGCCGGCATCCGTTTGGTCGATCGGCTGCAACTGCCGATCTCTCCCCTGCTGGCGGAATTGATCGGCGTTTTGGGCGTGTCGCTGTTGAGCGGGCTGCCCTTTGTCGGCTGGCTGCTCGCCGCTGTCATCTGGACGCTCTTTCTGGGAGCCGCCGCCGCTGCAGTCCGGCGGACGAACAGACCCGTCCTGTAACCTTCCCCTGCCAGCCGCATACCAATTAGCAGGGCCCTGCGAGCAAAAAGCAGTTTTACTTTTGCCGATTTCAGGATACATTAGAGAGGTAGGTAAACTGCAGGATCGTTTGACCTTTATTGACCTTTGGTGTATGATGAAACGTGAAAAGAGAGGAGGACTGCCAATGGATCTGCACTTGATTCCGACCGTCATTGAACAAACCAACCGCGGTGAGCGTGCCTACGATATTTACTCCCGACTGTTGAAAGACCGCATCATTTTTCTCGGAACGCCGATTAACGATGCCGTTGCCAACAGCGTCGTCGCGCAGCTCTTGTTCCTGACTGCCGAGGATCCGGATAAAGATATCAGCCTGTACATCAACAGCCCAGGCGGCTCGATCACGGCTGGAATGGCCATATATGACACGATGCAGTTCATCAAGCCTGACGTTTCCACGATTTGTGTGGGGTTGGCCGCTTCGATGGGTTCCTTCTTGCTGTGTGCCGGAGCCAAAGGAAAACGCTACGCCCTGCCGAACAGCGAGATTATGATTCACCAACCCCTCGGCGGTGCGCAGGGACAGGCGAGCGACATCGAAATCGCAGCCAAGCGAATCGTGCGGATGCGCGAACACTTGAACCGCATCTACGCGGAACGCACCGGTCAGCCGATCGAGCGGATCGCCCGCGATACCGACCGCGACCATTTCATGTCAGCGCAAGAGGCCAAAGAATACGGGCTGATTGACGAGGTGATTACCTCCGCTCCGAAATAAAGCGCGATAAAGCGCAACAGCGGATCTGCATAACGCGCGACAGCGGATCACTGCCTGCGCCATGAAAAAACATCCCGTTTCGCCGGCAAAAGTGGAACGGGATGGCTTTTTTTGACCTATTTTTCCTCCAGTTCACTGACAGAGACGATTTTGCTCTCCTGGGGATTGCCTTCGCTATGTACCCTGGCCGTGTTGCTTTGCTCATCAACACTTTCGATCCATACAGGTACCCCTGCATGTTCCACGTCTATTTTTTCCGCAGACTGCAAGATTTCTTGCGCCCGTTTCGCATTCACGCCTTTGCTCACTCCTTTTTCACGCTATCACTGTTTGCCTGGAATTGCAGCTACCGTTTGCTCTCGCCCTTTTATGATCGCTGTTGCGGCGCAGCGGTTCCGTTCAGCTCGGCTCGGTTGTGTCCGGATCGTTCACCGCATCGTGATCGTCCATCGTATCTGTGGTGGTGTCGTCTATTCGCCCATTTTGCGGGCTGACGATCCCCCCGGCCAACCCCTCGTTCACCATGCGATCCACATCGAGGAAGTGCTCGTCTCGTCCCTCAAACAACGAATCGCGCAGCGAGTCGTTTTGCTGACGTCGGCTCATGCTCCCATCCTTTCCTGTTTCGCGGAACGATTTTTTCCGGCAATCTTAGCAGTTCCCCCAACCCGTCCGTTCCATGCATCCGATAAAAGGAATGCTGCGGCATACATAGCGGGAAGCGCCGCACGGGAAAACTAGCCCGGGGCTGCTTCACACAAGGCCAGCCCTGTGGACAAGCAAAGGAGGGTAATGCGATGCACACGTATCAACACGCGATTCAGCAGCTTCAGCAATGCCAGGCGCTGATCAACCAACTGCTGCAGCAGACGCAACAGGCTACCGCCTTGTACCAGCAGATGATGCAGCAAGAACAGCAAAACGTAACGATGCTGGAACAAATAGCCAACCGTGAGCGTGCTGCGGCACAGATGATTCAGAGCACGCTGCAAGGGCATCAAACCGCCATGCAGCGCATGCAGCAGGCAGCGCAGCTCTGCAACCAAATGAGGCAGGAGCTGACCAGCGCCGTATCGCCGCAGGGAATCAACTTCAGTCATTCCCCGGCTCTCTCGCAAAGCATCCGCTAACCTTCCTGTCGCAAGAAAAAACCCGGAGCAAAACGCTCCGGGCCACATCATGTCCCGACGGGAGCAACGGGCATACAGCCTGTGCGGAAAGCCTTGGCCGCCTGTTTAGTCTTCGTCTTCACGGATGCTGCAAAAAATAATCCATGATATCACCGGCGTAAAAATCACAGCTGGTGATGTTACTGCCCCGCCGTAGTCTGATTTGCAGTTCGCCGATCAATCTCACCAACAGGGATTTCAGTTCTTCGTCGATGGTAAAGGAAACCCCATACTGGTTTAAGCCGTTTTGCCCTTCTTCTTTTCGGACGATGACACCGAGTGCCTTGATCTGCTGATTCAGCAAGCGCATGCGAAATTCCAGGACAATCTCCTGCCGTACGGGAAGTTGGAGCAACGAGAGGAAGCGGAGACCACCGGCACTGATGTTGTCGACCAGTACATGAGCTTCGCCCGTCTCAATCTTGTTGTTATTGACCTTGACGATACTCATCCGGGCTGCCAACGGAGGAGCGAGATCAAGCCGAAAAAAGCTCCGCTGGTTACGCTGGCTAACCATCGTATCGTACACGATCGGCCTCCCTCCCCGTACCTCTGTTTGCGCAACAGGACATCCTCACTCTTCTACGCTTACCAGTTTGGCCAGATTGGCCACCGCTTCGGAAGCATCGGGTCCTTCCGCGGAGATGGTGATTTCCGTTCCCGAGCTGATTGCCAAACTCATCACGCCCATGATGCTTTTCGCGTTCACCTTCTTGTCGTCCTTCTCGACAAATATTTCTGATGCAAACCGGTTTGCTTCCTGCACGAAGAAAGCGGCCGGTCTTGCTTGCAAACCCGTTTTCAGTTTAACCTGAACCCGCTGTTGTACCATAGCAACCTCCCTTTCTGATTTCGCTCTTGGACACATTATACCACGTCAGGAAAACGAAATATTTTCATTTTCTCGCAATTTGTTCGCGATCTCGTTAATTTTTCGCAGTCTGTGGTTGATCCCCGACTTGCTGACCACGCCGCTCGGCAGCAGTTCCCCCAATTCCTTCAGGTTCATGTCGGGATGGAGCAGGCGAAGTTCCGCCACTTCCCGCAGACGCGGCGGCAAATTCTCCAGGCCAATCTCCCGTTGGATCAGTTGAATGTTTTCCATCTGGCGGGTAGCGGCGTTTACCGTTTTGTTGATGTTGGCGATTTCACAGTTGTGCAGACGGTTGACGGAGTTGCGCATATCTTTGACGATCCGCACATCTTCGAAATACAACAGCGCCTGGTGTGCCCCAATCAAGCTGAGGAATTCCGTGATTTTTTCCCCTTCCTTAATGTACATCACATACCCTTTTTTTCGTTCGATGCACTTGGCGTTCAGCCGATAGCGGTTGGCCAGGGCCGTCAGCGCTTCACAATAATCCTGATAGGAAGTAAAAATCTCCAGATGGTAGCTGGACGCTTCCGGATGGTTGACCGACCCCCCGGCGAGAAAGGCGCCCCGCAAATAGGCCCCCTTGCAGCATGACTTCTTGATCAAGGGCCGGCCGATCCCCGGGTAAAAGGCCATGTTTTCATCCATGATCGACAATCCGCGCAAGATTTCGTCCGCTCCGTGCGGGATCCGGACGATGTAGACATTGTTTTTTTTCAGGCGCATCTTTTTGCGTACCAGCAGTTCCACGTGGACGCGGAACAGTTTTTTGAGCAAGACGTAAATCCGCCTGGCAATTGCCGCGTTTTCGGTGGATACGTCCAGGATCATCCGGCCGGAGCCGAACTGCAGGCTGCCATTCAAGCGGATCAGCGCCGACAATTCTGCGCGACTGCAGCATTCCGCGGAATGTAACATGGTCAGCTCTTTTTTGACCTGCGCTGCGAATGACATGGGCGCTTCACCTCGTTTTTTCGCTTCATCAGTGCAACCACTTGCCGGCTGACGGCTTCTGCATCATGACGCAGCAGCCCGTCCTCGTACGTGATCAGCGCTCCTGTTACGACCTGCAGCCCGAATGCGGTCAACTTGTCAAGATCGCAAACGACAGGGGCTGCTCCCTTTTCCGCGTATTTCTCCTGCACGGTGTCGGGAACGTCCGCGGTGTTGACGATAATCGTATCAAGAAACGGTCTGCCAACGTGCTCATACATGGCTCGTACATGATCGGAAGCCGTAAAATGATCTGTCTCTCCAGGCTGTGTCATGACATTGCAAATGTATATCTTCGGTGCCGGCGAGGCCAGAATTTCCTCGAACAACTTCCGCACCAGGAGATTGGGCATGATGCTGGTGTACAAGCTTCCCGGACCGAGCAAGATCGCATCCGCCTCAGCTATCGCGCGGACGGCTTCAGCCAGCGGCACGACATCCGGCGGATCGAGGAACACCCGCTTGATGGGCTTGCCGTACAGCGGTATCTGTGATTCTCCCGTCACAATCGCACCGTCAGCCATTTCCGCTTTGAGCGAGATCAATTGCGTGGTTGCCGGCAAAACCTCGCCGCGTACAGCGAGCACCCTGCTCAATCCCTTGACTGCAGTGACGAAATCGCCGGTTATCTCGTTTAAAGCTGCAATCAGTAGATTTCCCAAATTGTGCCCCACTAATCCCGTCCCATTCGAAAACCGATACTGCATCACCTTTTCCATCAACGGTTCCGTGTCAGCGAGAGCGGTCAGAACGTTGCGAATATCCCCGGGGGGCAGCATATCCATCTCCATCCGCAACCTGCCTGAACTGCCACCGTCATCGGCGACGGTGACAATTGCCGTGATGTAGACCGGATGCTGCTTTAACCCCCTCAGCAATACGGAAAGACCGGTTCCGCCACCAATCACGACAACGCGCGGCAGCTCCTCCGTCTGCCCTCCCCTTCTCCCTGTTGACATACGTCACCTCTTTTCCTTCATATGAAGCTGTGCTTCATATGAAAGATCCTCTCTCTTCTCACCGATCGTAACAGATCTCCCTGCCATCCTATGCTTCTTTGTTCTTCTCCATGTCACGGTGTGTGACGCGGACCCGATAATCTTTGGCGAACGCCTCAGCGACATGCTCGACAATCGCCACGGAGCGGTGTTTGCCCCCCGTGCAGCCAATGCCGATCACCAGTTGGCTTTTTCCTTCCCGCTGGTAGTGAGGCAGCGTATACTGCAGAAAATCGAGCAGTTTTTGCAGAAACTCCTGCGTCTCGCTCCACTTCATCACATAATCGGCCACTTCCCGGTCACAGCCGGTTTTCGGGCGAAGATGCTGGACGTAGTGTGGGTTGGGAAGGAAGCGGACGTCGAATACGAGATCGGCGTCAATCGGGATACCGTACTTGAACCCGAACGACATGAGGTTGATCAGCAATTGGTTCCCCTGCTGCCCGTACATACAGATGATTTTTTCGCGCAGCTGGCTCGGCTTCAACTGGCTGGTATCAATAATCTGGCTGGCCAGTCCTTTCAGCTCCTGAAGCATGCGCCGTTCCGCATGAATCCCTTCCAACAGGGAACCCTCCGGCGAGAGCGGATGCCGGCGGCGCGTTTCCTTGTAACGCATCACCAGCGTCTGATCATTGGCATCCAGGTAGAGGATTTGAAACAAGATCCCTTGCATGCTCGACAATTTGTCAATCGCTTCAGACAGCGTGTCAAAAAACTCACGGCCGCGCAGATCAATCACCAACGCCACGCGTTCAATGCCGCCCCCAGACTGCCTGATCAGCTCCGCAAACTTGGGGATCAGAACGGGTGGCAGGTTGTCGACACAAAAAAAGCCAAGATCCTCCAGGCTCTGGATGGCCGTGGTCTTTCCGGCTCCCGACATGCCTGTGATCATCAGCAGATTAATGGCTCGTTCTTTGCTCGTTTCCACCACTGGGGTTCGCCTCCTCTGATCCTCTTATAAGCATACCACATTCGTCCCTGTTCGCGCAGCGTATCTGTCGGCGAAAGCACAGCGGCCCGGAAAACCTGTACGGTTGACAAGCCCATCGGCAAAAACAACAAAAAAAACGTGACCGCAGAAGGGCCACGCAAGGAAGAAAGTTATAGAAAAAGGGGGTCAATTCATGTCTTTATCGTAACGCCTTTATATTTCACTCATGTTACAAAAGAATTAAGAGATTGTAACGTTTTTCTCCTGCAGCCGTTCGTTGAGGCTTTCCACGTAGTGCTGTGCCGATTGGGCCGCAATCGAGCCGTCACCGGTAGCTGTCACAACCTGGCGGAGCGTTTTCTCCCGGACGTCGCCCGCTGCGAAGATCCCGGGCACCTTGGTGCGCATCGCTTCATCGGTTTCGATGTATCCCGCTTGATTGGTGATGCCCAGATTGGCGACGCAGGAAGTGAGCGGGTCCATGCCCACGTAGATAAATACGCCATTGGTCGGGAACTCGCGCTGTTCGCCTGTTTTTCTGTTTTCCAGCAACACGCTCTGCACAACGCCATCGCCGCGAATCTCTTTCACCACGGTATCCCAGATGACGTCGATCTTTTCATTCTCAAACGCCCGCTTCTGCAAAATCTTTTGCGCCCGGAACTCATCCCGCCGATGAACGATGGTCACCTTCGTCGCAAAGCGCGTCAAGAACACCGCTTCCTCGACGGCTGAATCGCCGCCGCCCACGACCACCAGTTCTTTGCCCCGGAAGAAAGCTCCGTCGCAGACCGCACAATAGGAAACACCCCGTCCCGACAATTCCTTTTCTCCCGGTACACCCAGCAGGCGGTGTTCCGCGCCGGTCGCGACAATCACCGATTTGGCCAGGTACTCCTTGCCGTCAGAGGTGATCACTTTCTTGTAAGGATCCCCGTCCTGGATTTCGCTGATTTCTCCGTAAGCGTACTCGGCTCCGAACTTCAGCGCATGCTCGTACATCTTGGTGGAAAGATCGGGTCCGAGGATCGTCGCAAACCCGGGGTAATTCTCGATTTCCTCGGTGTTCGCCATCTGTCCGCCAGGAACGCCTCGCTCAATCATCAGCGTGGACATATTGGCGCGGGACGTATATACGGCAGCGGTCATCCCGGCAGGTCCCGCGCCAGCAATAATCACGTCATATACTTTTTGCTCACTCATGTTTTGTTCAGCCTCCTATCGCCGCAATACAGCCCTGCACTTTTTTTAGATTAATTATAAGTTTAGAATTTGTGTAAATCAAGTGCAGATATTTCTCGTACGCACTTGGCGATCGTCGGTAGCGATAACCCGTACTTGGCCGCAAGTGATTTCTGCGTCACCTTGCGGGAAGTCAGCTTGCCGTAAAGGTATTCCAGCGCGGCGACCCACGCTTCCGGCTTGCGGATTTTGGGCAGTGTCTTCCGCTGTTGGCAGTAAGCAGCCCAGACTAGCAGCGCCCATCGGCGCAGTTCCGTCTGCTCGTTTTTGCGCAAGCAGGAGCGAATGCAGGCGGCAACCTGATCGCTTTCATCTGCAGTCATTCGGACGCCGTCCTCGCCAGGCGGTTCGCCTCCGATTTGGTTGAGGGCCATCAAGGCGAGCATGCGGAGGGCTCCGTCGTCCGCAGTACGGTAAAAACGGCGCAGTGCCGCTTCCGCTTCGCGATCCCCGATTAACGCCAGTGTCTGAATCACCAACCTCTTCACCTCTGGCGTACCGTGCTGCAGCGCCCACAGCAGCGAGGCGCGAATCATCGGATCGGACTTCAGCTCGTCCGAGCGCGCCCATTCTGCGTATGCATAGGTACTGTCGCGAAACGGAATCTGGTAATGGTACGGGATCTCTTCTATAGTTTTGCCTGGCTCGCGCTCTTTTACCATGCGCAGATAGTAGTCAGCAATCCCGGTATCTGGATCGAGCTGTCTGGCCTTTTGCCACCACTGAATGGCCTGCTGCCGATGTCCGGACTGGTACGCTGAAATCGCGGCGTAGTGATACGTGCTCGCATCGTGTTGCCCCCAATAGCGGAACAACCGCCGATACAGCCGGTATGCATCCGCATGCTGCCCAAGCACACCCAGCGTCGTTGCCAGTTTGTAAAGCTGTTCGTAGTGCAGCGGTACGGTTTTGCGCAACTGTGCCAGCAGGGGGGCCAGTTCAGCCGCCCGGTTGTGCTGCGACAACAGCACCGCCAAGTTGCAGAGGGCGTGCAAATTTCCCGGCTCACGGGTTAACGTCTGCTCAATCGTCTGCAGCGCCTTTTGAAAATCCCCGATGTAGTAATAAGCAAGAGCCAGGTTGTTCCAGGCAGGGGTATACGTGTCATCCGCCCGAATGATCTCCTGCAGCAGTTCCATTGCTTCCAGAAAGCGCCCCTCTTCCAGGCTTTTTCTGGCCAGCTCGTGTTTCTGGTGCAGGTTGAGCTCATGCTGATCGAGCGTGCGGGGCGGCAGATCCAATTCCGCATAGATGTAGTCCAGCAGTTCCTCCGCTTCCGAGGCAAACATTCCGTCCTTCGTTTCCTGCAAATAGCGGAGCGCCATTTCTTCAGCCATGTAAAAATCTTCCATGTTGGCATAATTATGAGCCAGGTAGAAGTAAACTTCTACCATCTCGGGATCTATCTCATCCACGATCTGA contains:
- the trxB gene encoding thioredoxin-disulfide reductase; translation: MSEQKVYDVIIAGAGPAGMTAAVYTSRANMSTLMIERGVPGGQMANTEEIENYPGFATILGPDLSTKMYEHALKFGAEYAYGEISEIQDGDPYKKVITSDGKEYLAKSVIVATGAEHRLLGVPGEKELSGRGVSYCAVCDGAFFRGKELVVVGGGDSAVEEAVFLTRFATKVTIVHRRDEFRAQKILQKRAFENEKIDVIWDTVVKEIRGDGVVQSVLLENRKTGEQREFPTNGVFIYVGMDPLTSCVANLGITNQAGYIETDEAMRTKVPGIFAAGDVREKTLRQVVTATGDGSIAAQSAQHYVESLNERLQEKNVTIS
- a CDS encoding tetratricopeptide repeat protein; protein product: MKNNEDVNKRTVVTFERDASFFVQRGVRLAQRFEYEKAMRCFRRAVELEPANPNCLCHLASVLAEIGQFSESNKILHQIVDEIDPEMVEVYFYLAHNYANMEDFYMAEEMALRYLQETKDGMFASEAEELLDYIYAELDLPPRTLDQHELNLHQKHELARKSLEEGRFLEAMELLQEIIRADDTYTPAWNNLALAYYYIGDFQKALQTIEQTLTREPGNLHALCNLAVLLSQHNRAAELAPLLAQLRKTVPLHYEQLYKLATTLGVLGQHADAYRLYRRLFRYWGQHDASTYHYAAISAYQSGHRQQAIQWWQKARQLDPDTGIADYYLRMVKEREPGKTIEEIPYHYQIPFRDSTYAYAEWARSDELKSDPMIRASLLWALQHGTPEVKRLVIQTLALIGDREAEAALRRFYRTADDGALRMLALMALNQIGGEPPGEDGVRMTADESDQVAACIRSCLRKNEQTELRRWALLVWAAYCQQRKTLPKIRKPEAWVAALEYLYGKLTSRKVTQKSLAAKYGLSLPTIAKCVREISALDLHKF
- the rapZ gene encoding RNase adapter RapZ, with product MITGMSGAGKTTAIQSLEDLGFFCVDNLPPVLIPKFAELIRQSGGGIERVALVIDLRGREFFDTLSEAIDKLSSMQGILFQILYLDANDQTLVMRYKETRRRHPLSPEGSLLEGIHAERRMLQELKGLASQIIDTSQLKPSQLREKIICMYGQQGNQLLINLMSFGFKYGIPIDADLVFDVRFLPNPHYVQHLRPKTGCDREVADYVMKWSETQEFLQKLLDFLQYTLPHYQREGKSQLVIGIGCTGGKHRSVAIVEHVAEAFAKDYRVRVTHRDMEKNKEA
- a CDS encoding gluconeogenesis factor YvcK family protein gives rise to the protein MSTGRRGGQTEELPRVVVIGGGTGLSVLLRGLKQHPVYITAIVTVADDGGSSGRLRMEMDMLPPGDIRNVLTALADTEPLMEKVMQYRFSNGTGLVGHNLGNLLIAALNEITGDFVTAVKGLSRVLAVRGEVLPATTQLISLKAEMADGAIVTGESQIPLYGKPIKRVFLDPPDVVPLAEAVRAIAEADAILLGPGSLYTSIMPNLLVRKLFEEILASPAPKIYICNVMTQPGETDHFTASDHVRAMYEHVGRPFLDTIIVNTADVPDTVQEKYAEKGAAPVVCDLDKLTAFGLQVVTGALITYEDGLLRHDAEAVSRQVVALMKRKNEVKRPCHSQRRSKKS